Genomic DNA from Niallia circulans:
AGGTAATCAAAAATTTCATCGTCATTCAGCTTGCAAGATATACTCCGTTTCTTGGATTGAAAAACTGGATGTATCGCAAACTATTGAAAATGACCGTTGGCAAAGAAACCTCCTTTGCTTTAATGGTGATGGTGGATATTATGTACCCAGAAAAAATAAAAGTCGGGAAAAATTCGGTCATCGGCTATAACACCACAATTTTGGCGCATGAGTATCTTATTGAAGAATATCGTCTTGGAGAGATAGTAATTGGAGATGAAGTGATGATTGGGGCGAATACGACAATTCTCCCTGGTGTGGAGATTGGTGACAATGCGGTTGTTTCCGCAGGCACCCTTGTTCATAAGGATGTTCCTGCCGGCAGTTTTGTTGGCGGTAATCCAATGCAAATCATTTATTCTGCAGAAGAGATGCAAAAACGGCGCCAAAATAGTCCAATTTATATAGTGGAAGAATAAAACGAGGCAACTCTAATAATGAGTCTTATTTCAAAGGGGATGACAAGAAGTCAGGCCACCTTTGAAAAAGATCATGAGCTAGGGTTGCTTTTTTTTATAAAAGGGAAAAGTCAGAAAACAGTGATTTTTACTTGACCAAAAGGTTTTGGAAGAGTAAACTACAAATAACCTTTAATTTGTTAGCATATTAGCGAACTAAAGCATTCGGAATATTCTTCTTTATGAGGTGTATAAAATGAGCAGCTTGTTTATGTTTGAAAAGCCATTAGGCATGAGAGACAGTTTACCTGAAATATATGAAACAAAATATATAGTAAAGCAAATAATGGACAAAGAAATAAAGCAATGGGGCTATCAATTTATGGAGACACCAACATTGGAGTACTACGAAACAGTTGGAACAGCCTCCGCTATTTTA
This window encodes:
- a CDS encoding acyltransferase, giving the protein MRRTTRYPVSGPNSLWHVYKTVPFLKVIKNFIVIQLARYTPFLGLKNWMYRKLLKMTVGKETSFALMVMVDIMYPEKIKVGKNSVIGYNTTILAHEYLIEEYRLGEIVIGDEVMIGANTTILPGVEIGDNAVVSAGTLVHKDVPAGSFVGGNPMQIIYSAEEMQKRRQNSPIYIVEE